One part of the Roseomonas gilardii genome encodes these proteins:
- a CDS encoding MoaD/ThiS family protein: MPVILVPSSLRRYTAQQAQVTVEGDTVQSVLDSLVDDLPEMRGHLFTANRLRPFVMVFKNGQDIRLLDGLETPVESRDEIRILASIAGG; this comes from the coding sequence ATGCCGGTCATCCTGGTGCCGAGTTCGCTCCGCCGATACACAGCCCAGCAGGCGCAGGTCACGGTCGAGGGCGATACCGTCCAGTCGGTGCTGGACAGCCTGGTGGACGACTTGCCGGAGATGCGGGGCCACCTTTTCACGGCCAACCGGCTCCGGCCCTTCGTGATGGTGTTCAAGAACGGCCAGGACATCCGCCTGCTGGACGGGCTGGAGACGCCGGTCGAAAGCCGGGACGAGATCCGCATCCTGGCGAGCATCGCCGGCGGATGA
- the moeB gene encoding molybdopterin-synthase adenylyltransferase MoeB, producing MSARLADAPLPDLSAAELRRFGRHLILPEFGIEGQRRLKAGSVLLIGAGGLGCPTALYLAAAGVGRIGLVDPDVVEETNLQRQVAHGYSTLGRQKTESAAARMTDLNPDLVIERHDVFLTVDNALDLIAGYDVVIDGTDNFPTRYLVNDACTKLGIPNVYGGVLRFDGQLSVFDARVGPCYRCLFPEPPPTELAPNCAEAGVLGVLPGVIGALQATEAIKLLTGIGTPMIGRMLVYDGLDMSFGTVTVAKAPDCPCCSKPRSEIVLREVQMVCSAPVVGQGLSATEALARLEAGPEMVLLDVRNPPEWMGGTLPDALRIPKPLIDEAVGALREQGTAGVLDGIPRDRDVLVYCQSGMRSAAVIRALVTAGYDPGRLFNLEKGFSAWTGPKA from the coding sequence ATGAGCGCACGCCTGGCGGATGCCCCGTTGCCGGACCTCAGCGCCGCCGAGTTGCGTCGCTTCGGTCGCCACCTGATCCTGCCGGAGTTCGGCATCGAGGGGCAGCGCCGGCTGAAGGCCGGCAGCGTGCTGCTGATTGGCGCCGGCGGGCTGGGCTGCCCCACCGCCCTCTATCTCGCCGCCGCGGGCGTCGGCCGCATCGGGCTGGTGGACCCTGACGTGGTGGAGGAAACCAACCTCCAGCGCCAGGTCGCCCATGGCTATTCCACCCTGGGCCGGCAGAAGACGGAAAGCGCCGCGGCGCGCATGACCGACCTGAACCCGGACCTGGTGATCGAGCGCCACGACGTCTTCCTGACCGTGGACAACGCGCTGGACCTGATCGCCGGCTATGACGTGGTGATCGACGGGACCGACAACTTCCCGACACGCTACCTCGTCAACGATGCCTGCACCAAGCTCGGCATCCCCAACGTCTATGGCGGCGTGCTGCGCTTCGACGGGCAGCTCAGCGTCTTCGACGCGCGCGTCGGCCCCTGCTACCGCTGCCTCTTCCCCGAGCCGCCGCCGACCGAGCTCGCGCCCAACTGCGCCGAGGCGGGGGTGCTGGGCGTGCTGCCGGGCGTGATCGGCGCGCTGCAGGCGACCGAGGCGATCAAGCTGCTCACCGGCATCGGCACGCCGATGATCGGGCGGATGCTGGTCTATGACGGGCTGGACATGAGCTTCGGCACCGTCACCGTGGCCAAGGCGCCGGACTGTCCCTGTTGCAGCAAGCCGCGTTCCGAGATCGTGCTGCGGGAGGTCCAGATGGTCTGCTCCGCGCCCGTGGTCGGACAGGGGCTTTCCGCCACCGAGGCCCTCGCCCGCCTGGAGGCGGGGCCGGAGATGGTGTTGCTCGACGTCCGCAATCCGCCGGAATGGATGGGTGGGACCCTGCCGGATGCCCTGCGCATCCCCAAGCCGCTGATCGACGAGGCGGTCGGGGCGCTGCGGGAGCAGGGCACCGCCGGCGTGCTGGATGGTATCCCACGGGACCGCGACGTGCTGGTCTATTGCCAGTCCGGCATGCGGAGCGCGGCCGTCATCCGTGCCCTGGTCACGGCTGGCTATGATCCCGGACGGCTGTTCAACCTGGAGAAAGGCTTCTCGGCCTGGACCGGGCCGAAGGCCTGA
- a CDS encoding UxaA family hydrolase: MDAVTQPPVIRLHPEDGVVIARMVLPPGTTVAPGVRTEKRVPAGHKIAIRAHAKGEAVRRYGQVIGFATRDIAPGEWVHVEEIAMGDFSRDYAFGADLKPTAYVPEPATFLGIRRKDGRVATRNYVGIVTSVNCSAHVAELIALAFRRNPITGEDPLAAWPNVDGVVALTHKTGCGMAQGEPLSLLRRTIGGYARHPNFSHVVAIGLGCEVNQIGGMMQEQRLADRLRSMDIQEMGGARKTVEAGIAFVRGVLDEANAVTREPVPASELCVALQCGGSDGYSGISANPALGVASDLIVRHGGTVILSETTETYGAEHLLTRRAVSPEVGQKLVDLMHWWEDYTAKEGAEINANPSPGNKAGGLTTILEKSLGAMAKAGHTNLVEVYRYAEPVTAKGFVFMDTPGYDPVAATGQVAGGANLVCFTTGRGSVFGAKPAPSMKLATNSAMYERMQDDMDINCGTILTGEETVEQCGERIFRQILRVASGKPTKSEAFDFGAAEFAPWQIGATV, encoded by the coding sequence ATGGATGCCGTGACCCAGCCGCCCGTAATCCGCCTGCATCCCGAGGACGGGGTGGTGATCGCGCGCATGGTCCTGCCCCCCGGCACCACCGTCGCCCCCGGGGTGCGGACGGAGAAGCGCGTCCCCGCCGGCCACAAGATCGCCATCCGCGCGCATGCGAAGGGCGAGGCGGTGCGGCGCTACGGCCAGGTGATCGGCTTCGCCACGCGCGACATCGCCCCCGGCGAATGGGTGCATGTGGAGGAGATCGCGATGGGCGACTTCTCGCGCGACTATGCCTTCGGCGCCGACCTCAAGCCGACCGCCTATGTGCCGGAGCCCGCGACCTTCCTCGGCATCCGGCGGAAGGACGGGCGGGTGGCCACGCGCAACTATGTCGGCATCGTCACCAGCGTGAACTGCTCCGCCCATGTCGCGGAGCTGATCGCCCTGGCCTTCCGCCGCAACCCGATCACCGGGGAGGACCCGCTGGCCGCCTGGCCGAACGTGGACGGGGTGGTGGCGCTGACCCACAAGACCGGCTGCGGCATGGCGCAGGGCGAGCCGCTGTCGCTGCTGCGGCGGACCATCGGCGGCTATGCGCGGCACCCGAACTTCTCGCATGTCGTGGCCATTGGCCTGGGCTGCGAGGTGAACCAGATCGGCGGGATGATGCAGGAACAGCGCCTCGCCGACCGGCTGCGCAGCATGGACATCCAGGAGATGGGCGGCGCCCGCAAGACGGTGGAGGCCGGCATCGCCTTCGTGCGCGGCGTGCTGGACGAGGCCAATGCCGTGACGCGCGAACCGGTGCCGGCGAGCGAGCTCTGCGTCGCCCTGCAATGCGGCGGCTCCGACGGCTATTCCGGCATCTCCGCCAACCCGGCCCTGGGCGTGGCGAGCGACCTGATCGTGCGCCATGGCGGCACGGTGATCCTGAGCGAGACCACCGAGACCTATGGCGCCGAGCACCTGCTGACCCGTCGCGCGGTGAGCCCGGAGGTCGGGCAGAAACTGGTGGACCTGATGCACTGGTGGGAGGACTACACCGCCAAGGAGGGGGCGGAGATCAACGCCAACCCCTCCCCCGGCAACAAGGCCGGGGGGCTCACCACCATCCTGGAGAAGAGCCTGGGCGCCATGGCCAAGGCGGGGCACACGAACCTCGTGGAGGTGTACCGCTATGCCGAGCCGGTGACCGCCAAGGGCTTCGTCTTCATGGACACGCCGGGCTACGACCCGGTGGCGGCGACGGGACAGGTGGCGGGCGGCGCCAACCTCGTCTGCTTCACCACCGGCCGCGGCAGCGTCTTCGGCGCGAAGCCCGCGCCCAGCATGAAGCTCGCCACCAACTCCGCCATGTACGAGCGGATGCAGGACGACATGGACATCAACTGCGGCACCATCCTGACCGGCGAGGAGACGGTGGAGCAGTGCGGCGAGCGGATCTTCCGCCAGATCCTGCGCGTGGCCAGCGGCAAGCCGACCAAGAGCGAGGCCTTCGACTTCGGCGCGGCGGAATTCGCGCCCTGGCAGATCGGCGCGACGGTCTGA
- a CDS encoding peroxiredoxin — translation MPIQPGDTIPSVKLMRATPDGPQEQDTADFFAGRTVVLFGVPGAFTPTCSARHLPGFKEQAEALRAKGVDAIACMAVNDAFVMAAWARDQGLGEEITMLADGSAAFTRALGLEMDLGARGMGVRCQRFALIARDGKVAHVGIEAPGAFEASKAETILAVL, via the coding sequence ATGCCCATTCAGCCCGGTGACACGATCCCCTCGGTCAAGCTCATGCGTGCCACTCCGGACGGACCGCAGGAGCAGGACACCGCGGACTTCTTCGCCGGCCGGACGGTGGTGCTGTTCGGCGTCCCTGGCGCCTTCACCCCCACCTGTTCCGCCAGGCACTTGCCCGGCTTCAAGGAGCAGGCGGAGGCCCTGCGGGCCAAGGGCGTCGATGCGATCGCCTGCATGGCGGTGAACGACGCCTTCGTCATGGCCGCCTGGGCCCGCGACCAGGGCCTGGGTGAGGAGATCACGATGCTCGCCGACGGCTCCGCCGCCTTCACCCGCGCGCTGGGCCTGGAGATGGACCTGGGCGCCCGCGGCATGGGGGTGCGCTGCCAGCGCTTCGCCCTGATCGCCCGCGACGGCAAGGTGGCGCATGTCGGGATCGAGGCCCCGGGCGCCTTCGAAGCCAGCAAGGCCGAAACGATTCTGGCGGTGTTGTAG
- a CDS encoding GFA family protein, which produces MTILSLEGGCACGALRYAVAGRPFHASLCHCIDCRRAMGASPVAWFSLRPEEFRLLRGRMREFRSSAPVRRGFCADCGTGLTFRGETTPDEIDIATATLDDPAAVAPELHLWTSQALPWALAEDGLPRCRRGRGQD; this is translated from the coding sequence ATGACGATCCTGTCCCTGGAAGGGGGCTGTGCCTGTGGCGCGCTCCGCTATGCGGTGGCGGGGCGGCCTTTCCATGCCAGCCTTTGCCACTGCATCGACTGCCGCCGCGCCATGGGGGCCTCGCCGGTCGCCTGGTTCAGCCTGCGGCCTGAGGAGTTCCGGCTGCTGCGCGGCCGGATGCGCGAATTCCGCTCCAGCGCGCCCGTGCGGCGCGGCTTCTGCGCGGATTGCGGCACCGGCCTGACGTTCCGCGGCGAGACCACGCCGGACGAGATCGACATCGCCACGGCGACGCTGGACGATCCGGCAGCAGTCGCGCCGGAGCTGCATCTCTGGACGTCCCAGGCGCTGCCCTGGGCGCTGGCGGAGGACGGCCTGCCGCGTTGCCGGCGCGGACGCGGCCAGGACTGA
- a CDS encoding zinc-dependent alcohol dehydrogenase family protein, with amino-acid sequence MFRVVAHRFGDPAQVLSCEPLPRPEPEAGGVVVRMLASPINPSDLITVSGAYRHRTTLPFVPGFEGVGVVDQRDETVTGLRVGQRVLPLGAAGGWQAFKATPAGWCVPVPDDLTDDQAAAAYINPLTARLMLRAVTPAAGALVGVNAAGSAIGRMLLRMIHAAGACAIAVVRSARARQSLEGEPAAAILIQGAPLPPLDGGFDAVGGVPGTEMALAIKPGGILVHYGLLSGTPLPAQLGQRIPAVLRPFWLRQWVHSASREELGEVMARVFDDIRAGTATTDIEARYALTELRAALAHNGRAGRRGKILLAPAQT; translated from the coding sequence ATGTTTCGAGTCGTCGCCCACCGCTTCGGTGATCCCGCCCAGGTCCTGTCCTGCGAACCCTTGCCGCGTCCCGAACCGGAGGCGGGCGGCGTCGTCGTGCGGATGCTTGCGAGCCCGATCAACCCCTCGGACCTCATTACGGTTTCGGGCGCCTATCGGCATCGGACGACCCTCCCTTTCGTTCCCGGTTTCGAGGGGGTGGGGGTCGTCGATCAGCGGGATGAAACCGTCACCGGCCTGCGGGTCGGGCAGCGTGTTCTGCCCCTGGGCGCCGCCGGCGGATGGCAGGCCTTCAAGGCCACGCCGGCCGGCTGGTGCGTGCCGGTGCCAGACGATCTGACCGACGATCAGGCCGCCGCAGCCTACATCAACCCGCTCACGGCGCGGCTGATGCTGCGGGCCGTGACTCCGGCGGCGGGAGCCCTGGTCGGGGTCAATGCCGCGGGTTCGGCCATCGGCCGCATGTTGCTGCGGATGATCCACGCGGCGGGTGCGTGCGCCATCGCGGTCGTCCGCTCCGCCAGGGCCAGGCAGTCGCTGGAGGGCGAGCCTGCCGCGGCAATCCTCATCCAGGGTGCGCCCCTGCCGCCGCTGGACGGAGGCTTCGATGCCGTCGGGGGCGTACCGGGCACGGAAATGGCCCTCGCCATCAAGCCCGGTGGCATCCTCGTCCACTACGGCCTTTTGTCGGGCACGCCGCTTCCGGCTCAGCTCGGGCAGCGGATTCCCGCCGTGCTGCGCCCCTTCTGGCTACGGCAATGGGTGCATTCCGCCTCCCGCGAAGAGCTGGGAGAGGTGATGGCCAGGGTGTTCGACGACATACGGGCCGGCACGGCGACGACGGACATCGAGGCCCGATACGCCCTGACCGAGCTACGCGCCGCCCTGGCCCACAATGGCCGTGCGGGACGCCGGGGCAAGATCCTCCTGGCTCCGGCCCAGACATGA
- a CDS encoding ABC transporter substrate-binding protein — translation MQRRDLLKAGLAVPALAPAALASAMLARPALAQGGNPGSNPGVAPAATRARTLRFVPQAALTVLDPIFLSATISTTHGFCVFDTLYATDTKLRPHPQMAEGHETSEDGKRWTIRLREGLRFHDGEPVRARDCLASLERWASRDQFGQILRQSVAEWTAPDDRTLSIRLHRPFPALLYALAKPASVVPFIMPERIAKTPGDKPISEIVGSGPWRFLPDEFNSGSRVAYARNERYVPRAEPADGASGGKLVHFDRLEWHIIPDGATAAAALRTGEVDWVEYPLPDLIPSLKQDPKLAFQVYDPMGFLGIMRFNQLHPPFNKVEVRRAVRDLVAQPDFMASVAAPGDWAECHAMLPCTLPGVESHTPVAPDLESARKIIRAAGVEGAKVVIINASDFAAIAPQGRLAAQLMRQLGFDVDLVETDWASVLTRRTSKAKPGEGGWSILPTNAPSGSIANPAVNFAIRGNGEKAWFGWPEDPATEEAIDRWLYAPDAEAQSLALRRVQETSWNSVPFAPTGIFVLQTGFRADLSGVLQGPNPYLWNLRRG, via the coding sequence ATGCAAAGACGTGACCTGCTGAAGGCCGGGCTGGCCGTGCCCGCCCTGGCTCCTGCTGCCCTGGCTTCTGCCATGCTGGCCCGCCCAGCCCTGGCCCAGGGGGGGAACCCGGGAAGCAACCCAGGCGTGGCGCCCGCTGCCACGCGCGCCCGCACCCTGCGCTTCGTGCCGCAGGCGGCGCTGACGGTGCTGGACCCCATCTTCCTCAGCGCCACGATCAGCACCACGCACGGCTTCTGCGTCTTCGACACGCTCTATGCCACCGACACCAAGCTGCGGCCGCATCCGCAGATGGCGGAAGGCCACGAGACCAGCGAGGACGGGAAGCGCTGGACCATCCGGCTGCGCGAGGGGCTGCGCTTCCACGACGGGGAGCCGGTGCGGGCGCGCGACTGCCTGGCCTCGCTGGAGCGCTGGGCCTCGCGCGACCAGTTCGGGCAGATCCTGCGCCAGAGCGTGGCGGAATGGACGGCGCCGGACGACCGCACCCTGTCGATCCGCCTGCACCGTCCCTTCCCGGCGCTGCTCTATGCCCTGGCCAAGCCGGCCTCGGTGGTGCCTTTCATCATGCCGGAGCGCATCGCGAAGACGCCGGGCGACAAGCCCATCAGCGAGATCGTCGGCTCCGGCCCCTGGCGCTTCCTGCCGGACGAGTTCAACAGCGGCAGCCGCGTCGCCTATGCCCGCAACGAGCGGTACGTGCCCCGCGCCGAGCCCGCCGACGGCGCCTCGGGCGGCAAGCTGGTGCATTTCGACCGGCTCGAATGGCATATCATCCCCGATGGCGCGACCGCGGCGGCGGCGCTGCGGACGGGCGAGGTGGACTGGGTGGAATACCCGCTGCCGGACCTGATCCCGTCCCTGAAGCAGGACCCGAAGCTGGCCTTCCAGGTCTATGACCCGATGGGCTTCCTCGGGATCATGCGCTTCAACCAGCTGCACCCGCCCTTCAACAAGGTGGAGGTGCGCCGCGCCGTGCGCGACCTCGTGGCGCAACCGGATTTCATGGCCTCCGTCGCCGCCCCGGGCGACTGGGCGGAATGCCATGCCATGCTCCCCTGCACCCTGCCGGGGGTGGAAAGCCACACGCCGGTGGCGCCGGACCTGGAATCGGCCCGGAAGATCATCCGCGCCGCCGGGGTGGAGGGGGCGAAGGTGGTGATCATCAACGCCTCCGACTTCGCCGCCATCGCGCCACAGGGGCGGCTGGCCGCGCAACTGATGCGCCAGCTCGGCTTCGACGTCGATCTGGTGGAGACGGACTGGGCCAGCGTGCTCACCCGCCGGACCAGCAAGGCGAAGCCGGGCGAGGGCGGCTGGAGCATCCTGCCCACCAACGCGCCCTCGGGCTCCATCGCCAACCCGGCGGTGAACTTTGCCATCCGCGGCAATGGGGAGAAGGCCTGGTTCGGCTGGCCCGAAGACCCGGCGACGGAGGAGGCGATCGACCGCTGGCTCTACGCGCCGGATGCCGAGGCACAGTCCCTGGCGCTCCGCCGCGTGCAGGAGACAAGCTGGAACAGCGTGCCCTTCGCGCCCACCGGCATCTTCGTGCTGCAGACCGGCTTCCGCGCCGATCTTTCCGGCGTGTTGCAGGGGCCGAACCCGTATCTGTGGAACCTGCGCCGCGGTTGA
- a CDS encoding YqgE/AlgH family protein: MARHARDDDTPDLPEDAPEGRPEGAKDSPARRPARRRSRKGRDRDISLPDSTSMAGQVLIAMPSMQDPRFARSVICLCAHSSDGAMGIVLNKAIENLSFDDLLKQLDVAPVPPQRRIALHAGGPVEGGRGFVLHTADWSSEGSLQVDPELALTASVDILKAIAGGGGPRRGLLALGYAGWGPGQLEEELQQNAWLNVSPDEALIFEEEENDAKWRRALAKLRVDPLLLVSVAGRA; encoded by the coding sequence ATGGCGAGGCACGCACGAGACGACGACACCCCCGATCTTCCCGAGGACGCCCCAGAGGGCCGGCCCGAGGGAGCCAAGGATTCGCCCGCCCGCCGCCCGGCCCGGCGGCGGAGCCGGAAGGGCCGCGACCGGGACATCAGCCTGCCCGACAGCACCTCCATGGCGGGGCAGGTTCTGATCGCCATGCCCAGCATGCAGGACCCGCGCTTCGCCCGCAGTGTGATCTGCCTCTGCGCCCATTCCTCGGACGGGGCGATGGGGATCGTGCTGAACAAGGCGATCGAGAACCTGTCCTTCGACGACCTGCTGAAGCAGCTCGACGTCGCGCCGGTGCCGCCGCAGCGCCGGATCGCGCTGCATGCCGGCGGGCCGGTGGAGGGCGGGCGAGGCTTCGTGCTGCACACGGCAGACTGGTCCAGCGAGGGCAGCCTGCAGGTCGATCCCGAACTGGCCCTGACGGCGAGCGTCGATATCCTGAAGGCCATCGCCGGCGGCGGCGGGCCGCGCCGGGGCCTGCTGGCCCTGGGCTATGCCGGCTGGGGTCCGGGGCAGCTGGAGGAGGAGCTCCAGCAGAATGCCTGGCTCAACGTGTCCCCGGACGAGGCCCTGATCTTCGAGGAGGAAGAGAACGACGCCAAGTGGCGCCGGGCGCTGGCCAAGCTCCGGGTGGACCCGCTCCTGCTGGTGAGCGTCGCCGGGCGAGCCTGA
- the nhaA gene encoding Na+/H+ antiporter NhaA, with translation MAHAPRRPVLSLLRDFLDHSASGGLVLMAAAALALVVANTGLAPAYFHALHTYVGGLSLLHWINDGLMAVFFLLVGLEIKREMLDGQLASWGRRALPGIAALGGMAVPALIYVGFAHGDPEALRGWAVPAATDIAFALGVISLLGQRVPASLKIFLAALAILDDLGAVVIIAVFYTDSLSLLALGADGVILVLLFLLNRAGTRQLWPYLLLGALLWFFMLQSGVHATLAGVLLALCIPLRHRPGGADDTVESPLHRLEHGLTRWVNFLILPIFGFANAGVSFTGMSPEALLGPVSLGVGLGLFLGKQIGVFGGAWLAVKLGVAERPAGASWPQIYGTALLCGIGFTMSLFIGLLAFPTHPEMQDAVKIGVLGGSVVSALCGAALLRVTGRALDARGEAIRAS, from the coding sequence ATGGCACACGCCCCACGCCGCCCCGTCCTTTCGCTGCTGCGCGACTTCCTGGACCACAGCGCCTCGGGTGGGCTGGTCCTCATGGCCGCCGCCGCCCTGGCGCTGGTGGTGGCCAATACCGGCCTGGCGCCGGCCTATTTCCATGCGCTGCACACCTATGTCGGCGGCCTCAGCCTGCTGCACTGGATCAATGACGGGTTGATGGCGGTCTTCTTCCTGCTCGTCGGGCTGGAGATCAAGCGCGAGATGCTGGACGGCCAGCTCGCGAGCTGGGGGCGCCGCGCCCTGCCCGGCATCGCCGCCCTCGGCGGCATGGCGGTGCCGGCGCTGATCTATGTCGGCTTCGCCCATGGCGATCCGGAGGCGCTGCGCGGCTGGGCCGTGCCCGCCGCCACCGACATCGCCTTCGCCCTCGGCGTGATCTCCCTGCTGGGACAGCGCGTGCCCGCCTCGCTGAAGATCTTCCTCGCCGCGCTCGCCATCCTCGACGACCTCGGCGCCGTGGTGATCATCGCCGTGTTCTACACGGACAGCCTCTCGCTGCTGGCGCTCGGCGCCGACGGCGTGATCCTGGTGCTGCTCTTCCTGCTCAACCGCGCCGGCACGCGGCAGCTCTGGCCCTATCTGCTGCTTGGCGCGCTGCTCTGGTTCTTCATGCTGCAATCGGGCGTGCATGCCACGCTGGCGGGCGTGCTGCTGGCCCTCTGCATCCCCCTGCGCCATCGCCCGGGCGGGGCCGACGACACGGTGGAATCGCCACTGCACCGGCTGGAGCACGGGCTGACGCGCTGGGTGAACTTCCTGATCCTGCCCATCTTCGGCTTCGCCAATGCCGGCGTCTCCTTCACCGGGATGAGCCCGGAGGCCCTGCTCGGCCCCGTCTCGCTGGGCGTCGGGCTGGGCCTCTTCCTCGGCAAGCAGATCGGCGTCTTCGGAGGCGCCTGGCTGGCCGTGAAGCTCGGCGTGGCGGAACGCCCGGCCGGGGCGAGCTGGCCGCAGATCTACGGCACCGCCCTGCTCTGCGGCATCGGCTTCACCATGAGCCTGTTCATCGGCCTCCTCGCCTTCCCCACCCATCCGGAGATGCAGGACGCGGTGAAGATCGGCGTGCTCGGCGGCTCGGTGGTTTCGGCCCTCTGCGGCGCGGCCCTGCTCCGCGTCACCGGACGGGCGCTGGATGCGCGGGGGGAGGCGATCCGGGCCTCCTGA
- a CDS encoding ATP-binding protein, with protein MTIAIDLGTTTAGSPATLDLEELLATRLLVQGNSGSGKSHLLRRLMEQSAAWVQQAVIDPEGDFVSLAEKFGHLVIDAAAQTERGLQAAAERMREHRVSVVLNLEGLDAEGQMRQAAVFLNGMFEVERDLWSPVLVVVDEAQIFAPAAATEVSDEARRASLGAMANLMSRGRKRGLAGIIATQRLAKLAKNVAAEASNFLMGRTFLDIDMQRAADLLGMERRQAEQFRDLPRGSFVALGPALSRRPLPIRIGVVETQTRSAGPKLTPLPNAPEEVRELILTPPPEPVRPARRAPPPPAPDILAQLAAARPPAVHSRAAEAAPPSPEELAERERKLEEVLHALLEDPEAAFRPVSVLYGDFLVRCRIKAVAGKPMELPEFRARLAVARAGVDAGTAGNPEWSAVRDRAATLPEDVQGVYLMLARAALDRRPCPSDAAIAQAYGTRSLGRARRVLAYLEEQGMVVQQQDRQGRRVALVELGWETAPGDANAEAA; from the coding sequence ATGACCATCGCGATCGACCTCGGCACCACCACCGCCGGCTCGCCCGCGACTCTCGACCTGGAGGAGCTTCTCGCCACACGCCTGCTGGTCCAGGGCAATTCCGGCTCCGGCAAGTCGCATCTGCTGCGGCGGCTGATGGAACAGTCCGCCGCCTGGGTGCAGCAGGCGGTGATCGACCCGGAAGGCGATTTCGTCAGCCTCGCCGAGAAGTTCGGCCATCTGGTGATCGACGCCGCCGCGCAGACCGAGCGCGGCCTCCAGGCCGCCGCCGAGCGGATGCGGGAGCACCGCGTCTCCGTCGTGCTGAACCTGGAGGGGCTGGATGCCGAGGGGCAGATGCGCCAGGCGGCCGTCTTCCTGAACGGCATGTTCGAGGTGGAGCGCGACCTCTGGTCCCCCGTGCTGGTCGTGGTGGACGAGGCCCAGATCTTCGCCCCCGCCGCCGCGACCGAGGTTTCCGACGAGGCCCGCCGCGCCTCGCTCGGCGCCATGGCCAACCTGATGTCGCGCGGCCGCAAGCGCGGGCTCGCGGGGATCATCGCCACGCAGCGCCTCGCCAAGCTGGCCAAGAACGTCGCCGCCGAGGCCTCGAACTTCCTGATGGGCCGCACCTTCCTCGACATCGACATGCAGCGCGCCGCCGACCTTCTGGGCATGGAGCGGCGGCAGGCGGAGCAGTTCCGCGACCTGCCGCGCGGCAGCTTCGTGGCGCTCGGCCCGGCCCTCTCCCGCCGCCCGCTGCCCATCCGCATCGGCGTGGTCGAAACGCAGACCCGCTCCGCCGGGCCGAAGCTGACGCCGCTGCCCAATGCCCCGGAGGAGGTGCGGGAGCTGATCCTCACCCCGCCGCCGGAACCCGTCCGCCCCGCACGCCGCGCCCCGCCGCCGCCTGCGCCGGACATCCTGGCGCAGCTCGCCGCCGCCCGCCCGCCCGCCGTGCACAGCCGCGCCGCCGAGGCCGCGCCGCCCAGCCCGGAGGAACTGGCCGAGCGCGAGCGCAAGCTGGAGGAGGTGTTGCACGCCCTGCTGGAAGACCCCGAGGCCGCCTTCCGGCCCGTCAGCGTGCTGTATGGCGACTTCCTGGTGCGCTGCCGGATCAAGGCGGTGGCCGGCAAGCCCATGGAGCTGCCGGAATTCCGCGCCCGCCTCGCCGTGGCGCGGGCCGGGGTGGATGCGGGTACCGCCGGGAACCCGGAATGGTCCGCGGTGCGGGACCGCGCCGCGACGCTGCCGGAGGATGTGCAGGGCGTCTATCTGATGCTGGCGCGCGCCGCGCTGGACCGGCGCCCCTGCCCCTCCGACGCCGCCATCGCCCAGGCCTATGGCACCCGCTCCCTGGGCCGCGCCCGCCGCGTGCTCGCCTATCTGGAGGAGCAGGGCATGGTGGTGCAGCAGCAGGACCGCCAGGGCCGCCGCGTCGCCCTGGTGGAGCTGGGCTGGGAAACCGCGCCGGGCGATGCCAATGCCGAGGCGGCCTAA
- a CDS encoding SH3 domain-containing protein, producing the protein MVLGLGLGLGLALGAAAPALAAPGYATGNVNLRAGPGTAYPRVATIGAGAPVEIFGCLDGYNWCDVGIGGSRGWVSGSYLQYAYQGQRVLIPEYGPRIGVPIVTFDFGDYWGRYYRGRPWYSPRDRWGGPPPPSYRPGPPGPPPGWHGRPGGGPGGAGWERPGHPPGPGPGPGFGPGPGAGLGPRPGPGPGRPPGPDGERRGPGGPDGERRGPGGPPPF; encoded by the coding sequence ATGGTGCTGGGTCTCGGATTGGGACTGGGGCTGGCGTTGGGCGCTGCAGCCCCCGCCCTGGCCGCACCCGGCTATGCCACCGGCAATGTCAACCTGCGCGCGGGTCCCGGCACCGCCTATCCGCGTGTCGCCACGATCGGCGCCGGGGCGCCGGTGGAAATCTTCGGCTGCCTCGACGGCTACAACTGGTGCGATGTCGGCATAGGCGGCAGCCGGGGCTGGGTCTCCGGCAGCTACCTGCAATACGCCTATCAGGGGCAGCGGGTGCTGATCCCGGAATACGGGCCGCGCATCGGCGTGCCGATCGTCACCTTCGACTTCGGCGACTACTGGGGCCGCTATTACCGTGGCCGCCCCTGGTACAGCCCGCGTGACCGCTGGGGCGGCCCGCCCCCGCCGTCGTACCGCCCCGGGCCGCCGGGCCCGCCGCCGGGTTGGCACGGGCGCCCGGGTGGCGGGCCCGGCGGCGCGGGTTGGGAGCGTCCAGGCCATCCGCCCGGCCCCGGTCCCGGTCCTGGCTTCGGTCCTGGCCCCGGGGCCGGTCTTGGTCCGCGCCCTGGTCCCGGCCCTGGCCGTCCGCCGGGGCCGGATGGGGAACGCCGTGGCCCCGGTGGCCCGGATGGAGAGCGCCGCGGCCCCGGCGGGCCGCCGCCCTTCTGA